TCAAGGCCAAGCTGGGCGAGAGCGTGCTCTTCCCCAAGCGCCTGGGGCGCCCGGACGAGCTGGCGAGCATGGTCGTGGAGACCATCACCAACTCCTACATGAACGCCGAGGTCATCCGCGTCGACGGCGGCATCCGGATGCCTCCGAAGTGAGCTCCTGATCCTCGAGTCGTGCCCCTCAGCGCGCGCCATGGCGCCCGCTGAGGGGCACGACCCATGTCCGGGCTCCTAGGCTGGGGGCGTGAGCCACGACGAGGACTTCTTCGAGCCCGCCAGCTGGGACGAGCGCTACTCCGCGGAGGAGAAGATGTGGAGCGGCAGGGCCAACCCGCAGCTGGTCGCGGAGGCCGGTCGGCTGACCCCCGGCACCGCCCTGGATCTCGGCTGCGGGGAGGGCGGTGACGTCATCTGGCTGGCCCAGCAGGGCTGGCGCGTGACCGGCGCCGACTTCTCCGCCAAGGGCCTCGAGCGCGCCGCCGCCCACGCGGCCGAGTCGGGCGTCGCCGACCGGTGCGACTGGTGGCAGGTCGACGCCCGGACCTTCGAGGCCGGCGGGCGCGAGTTCGACCTGGTCACCACCCACTTCCTGCACCCGCCGGAGGGCAGCATCGTCGACGTCGTACGCCGCCTCGCGCCGGCCGTCGCACCCGGTGGCCACCTGCTCGTGGTCGGCCACGCCCCCTCCGAGACCTTCCACCGCCACGACGAGAAGCGGCTGCGGGCGATGTGGCACAGCACCGACCTGCTGCCCGCGCTGCCCGAGGGGTTCGAGGTCGTCGTCGCCGAGGAGCGCCCACGCACCGTCACCCGCGACGGCCGCGAGATGGAGATCGAGGACGCCACGCTGCTGGCCCGCCGCGCCTGAGCCGGCTGCGGGGACGTCATACGGACGGGACGTCCGCTGCCGCGGGGCGTATGACGTCCCACGGTGGGCCGGGCACCCTCAGAGATCGATGACCAGGTCGGCCCGCTCGGCGGCGGCCTCGACCAGCGCGGCGTTCGGGTCGTCGACGGCACGCACCCACGCCTCGGCCTCGGCGGCCGTCTTGCCGAACGTCACGTGCCGGGCCAGCAGCCGCTCGCGGCGCAGGGCGGGGTCGACCCGCAGGTGCCAGACCGCGTCCAGCTGCGCGCGCACCGCCGCCCACCGGGGCTCGTCGAGCAGCAGGTAGTTGCCCTCGGTCACCACGAGGCCGGCCGACCCCGGGACCGGCAGTGCCCCCGCCAGCGGCTGCTCGAGGTCGCGCTCGAACGCCGGGGCCATCACCAGCGGCTCGCGGCCGCGGACCCGGGCCAGCAGGGCGGCGTACCCCTCGGCGTCGAAGGTCTCCGGTGCGCCCTTGCGCCCGAGCAGTCCGCGCCGCGAGAGCTCGACGTCGGCGAGGTGGAAGCCGTCCATCGGCACGACCACCGCACCCCACGAGCGCGCCAACGCGGCGGCGAGCGTCGACTTCCCGACCCCGGGGGCACCGGTGAGTCCGAGCAGGCGTCCGGGCACGCGGGAGCGCAGGTCGTCGAGGTCGAGGTCCATGCGTGGGAGTAAACCCGTTCGCCGCGGCGTTGAAGGAGACCTACGCTGGAGGTATATGAGCAACGCACACGACTTCTCCCTCGACACCGAGCTGGACGAGACCGAGGACTGGGACGAGCCCGA
This genomic window from Nocardioides marinus contains:
- a CDS encoding class I SAM-dependent methyltransferase, with product MSHDEDFFEPASWDERYSAEEKMWSGRANPQLVAEAGRLTPGTALDLGCGEGGDVIWLAQQGWRVTGADFSAKGLERAAAHAAESGVADRCDWWQVDARTFEAGGREFDLVTTHFLHPPEGSIVDVVRRLAPAVAPGGHLLVVGHAPSETFHRHDEKRLRAMWHSTDLLPALPEGFEVVVAEERPRTVTRDGREMEIEDATLLARRA
- a CDS encoding nucleoside/nucleotide kinase family protein, with amino-acid sequence MDLDLDDLRSRVPGRLLGLTGAPGVGKSTLAAALARSWGAVVVPMDGFHLADVELSRRGLLGRKGAPETFDAEGYAALLARVRGREPLVMAPAFERDLEQPLAGALPVPGSAGLVVTEGNYLLLDEPRWAAVRAQLDAVWHLRVDPALRRERLLARHVTFGKTAAEAEAWVRAVDDPNAALVEAAAERADLVIDL